The Candidatus Desulfarcum epimagneticum region TCGGATGTTGTCAACGCTGAGCGCGATGCGGCGGACGGGAACATGGGGAAAATGGTCGATGGGGGGCTTTTTCTTGGGGTGGTAAAACAAGAAACGCTCAAAAAAAGGCCGAATGGCGTTCGGGGAAATGGCGTTGAGCAGCATGGCCGCCACAAGCCCCAGGGTCTGAAACGCCCGGCTGTCCAGGGAGATCAGGCCCCGGCACCGGGCCGCGATGGTGTGGTAGCGCATGAAGGAATGGTTCACGATGGCTTTGGCGCCGTTTTCCCCCAGCAAAATCCCCAGGATGCGGCGGCATTCCCGCGACACTTCCCCGGGGGTGGGTTTTGGAGAGTAGGTCTGGGACAAATAGGCGTCTTTGAAACGGCCCAGGGCCGACAGGGGGTCCTTCTGGGCGTAGCAGGCCATGCGCCACGCGCCGGCCGATGTGCCCAGAAGATGCAGGGGTTTTAAACGTTTTGAAAACCACTCGGACAGCAAAAAAGCGTCCATTGAGGCCAAAGCCAGCCACTTGGGCCCCCCGGAGGCCGCGAGTATCATGGAGATGTCGTCGGGCCTCAATCCGTTTTTTCTGATATGGGCCAGAGCTTCCCGGCCCGCGAATATTTTTAGAGGAAAATCTTTCATGGGCTGTCAATAGCAAAAACAGACTCTTTTGACAACCGCAATGCGCCGGTCCGGGAATATTTTTTAGAAGAATTCAAATTCAGGCCGCGAGACAAACTATTTAAGAAACACAGCCTCCTCGACGTTTCCATGCTTGTCATACCTTACTTGAAACGCCATTTCTTTGCCGTCAAAGGTTCCTTCGGTAGGCGTCCCCACAGCTTCCCACAGGCCAAGAGTCAGCACATCCGCCGCGCCGTGGAAGATGGCCCTGCCCGCTTTGGCCCCCTTGCTGTATCCCTGGACAAAGCGGAATATTTCATATTTTTTTCCATCATCCCGGACTTCTGAAGAAACAGGATTGCCGAACTCCGCCAAAATCAGGCCTCGAGGAACGCCGGGCTTGACCAAATCAATATTTTTTTTGCCGGGCTGTTTTGCGGCCATATACACGGAGCATCCGGAGCCTGTAAACGCCAAAAAAAACAAAGCAAAAACCATTATCAAACTTTTCTTCATCATGTCTATTCCCTCCTTTTTTACACTTCTTGAACCATTGACAGTTAACCGCGAAAACATTTTTAAATTTTTCATAGACTTCGGGTTAAACTATCTTTTTCTAAAAAAATTATCAACCGTTTCAATGGGAAAAAAAAGGAAAAAAGGAAAACAAAAAAGGAAAGAGTCCCGCGCTGTGGCTGATTCGGTTTAAGTCCCGGAATTTAAAACCTGCGATCAGATTCAGATTTGTCCGCCGTCAAATCCGCTCCACAAACTCAGAGCCCAAAAGCCCCTCGGGCCGGAACAAAAGAACCACGATAATGATAAGAAAGGCCAGGGTGTTTTTAAAGGCCACGGATATGAATCCCCCGGCCAGCGCCTCGGCCACTCCCAGGATGAGGCCCCCGGCCACGGCCCCGGGCAGGCTGTTCAGTCCTCCCAGGATGGCGGCGGCAAACCCTTTTAAAAAAGGCTCCAGCATGTAGAAAGGATCAATGAGCAGCGAGGCGGCCAGGAAAAATCCCGCCAGGGTCCCCAAAAGGGCGGCCAGCCCCCAGGAAAAGGCCAGAATTCCCCGGGTGGGAAGCCCCAGGGTCTGGGCCGCCTGGAGGTTTTCGGAGGTGGCCCGCATGGCCAGCCCGAGACGGGTTTTCTGCACGAGCAGGTAAAAAATCAGGCTGCCCGCTATCCCGGCCCCGAAGGCCCCCAGGCTCAGGTGGCTGATAATGATTCCCCCCACATCAAACACCTTTGTGTCCGAAATAAAAAAAGGAAAGGTCTGGGGCTCGGTGTCCCCGAAACGAAGCACAAGCCCCTGGATCACAAGGGCGAAACCCAGGGTGAGGATGATCTGACCCAGACGCGTGGCGTCCCTGCGCTGGGCCGGAACCAGGATGCCGAAATAGAAAAGAACGGAGATGCCCGCGCCGAACAAAAGCCCCAGGGACATGGCCAGCCACCACGGAAAACCGACCATGACAAAAAAGACGGCGCCGAAGGCCCCGGCGGTGGTCACATCGCCGTGGGCGAAATTCAGCACCCGGCTGGACCGGTAAATCAGAACAATCCCCAACGCCACCAGGACGTAAAGGCTGCCCTGGGAAATCCCCGCGATGATATATTGAAGCGCCAGTCGCATCTTTGTCTCTCTCCCCTGCTCCCGCCGATTGACCGGCCTTATCGAAACGGCCAGTTTTTAAAGTAAATCCGGATCTTCATCCATCGTCCCGCCAGACCCCCGGGCTCAAAAATGAGAATCACAATAATGGCCGCCCCGAAGATGACCGGGACGAACTCCTTGAGATCGCTGAAAAAATGGGGAACCAGGATCACAAAGGCCGCGCCCAGGAACGCGCCTTCCACAAACGCCGGCCCCCCGACGATGACGGCCACCAGGAAGGTGATGGTCTCCATGAATGTGAACATGTTGGGCTCCAGGTACCCCAGGATCATGGCGTACAGGGCCCCCTGGATTCCCACGTAAAACGAGCTGAGGCCGAAAGCCAGAAGCTTGTGAAAGGTCAGGCTGACGCCCAGGACCTCGGCCGCGATGTCATTGTCCCGAACCGCGATAAAAGCCCGGCCCATGTAGGAGGAGACCAGGTTTTGCGTGGCCAGGGCAAAGACCGCGGCGATGGTCGCGCTTAAGTAAAAATAAACGTGGGTTCTGGAAAGGAACCAGACGGGCTCCAGGCGTTCGATGACCATGCCCATGCGGCCCCCGGACAAAAGGGGGACATTGACAAACACCTGGTACACCGCCACCCCGAAACCCATGGTGACGATGGCCAGGTAAGGGCCTTTCAGGCGAAGGGAGGGAAAACCCACCAGGACCCCAAAGATTCCGGCGATGATCCCCGCCGCGAGAATCCCCGCCGGCCAGGGGACCCCGGCCTGGGAGAGATGCCCGAAGGCGAACGCCCCGACGCATAAAAAACCGGCCTGGCCGAAGGAAATTTGCCCGGTGTAGCCGATCAGAAGATTCTGGCCCATGACGCCGATGCTGTAAATGGCGATGAGAGACGCCACATACACGATGTGCTCCGGCGCGTAAAAGGGCAGGAGAAAAACGGCCAGAATCAGCGTCGCGGCCCAGAATTTTTCCCCGGGTTTTCTTAAGAATTTCAACTCTTCGGCATAATTTTCAATGAGATCCATTCAAGGCCTCGTCCCTTTTATTCCTGTCCTGTTTTCCCGCCGTCATACATGGATTCGATCAGATGGGCGTAGGTTTTTTCCACCGAGCGTCTTTTCACCTTCTGGGTGGGCGTCACATCCCCGTCCTCGGCGTAAAAACGCCGGGGCAGGAGTCGAAATTTTTTGATGGTCTCCACCCGGGCCAGGGTCTGGTTCACCCGCTCCACCTCTTTTTCGATGACCTCGATGATATCGGGGCTTTGGGTCAGGTCCACGAAAGTCGTGAAGGGAATGGCCCGGTCCTGGGCCAGCCGGGTGACATTGTCCTCGTCGATGAGAATCAGCGCCGTGAGGTATTTCCGGCCCTCCCCGACGACCACCGCGTCCTGGATGTAAATGCTGAATTTCAGCTTGTTTTCGATAAAGGCCGGGGTGATGTTTTTCCCGCCCCGGGTGATGATGATGTCCTTTTTCCGGTCCAGGATTTTAAGAAAACCGCCGTCCATGGAGCCGATGTCCCCGGTGTAAAGCCAGCCGTCCCGGATGGTTTCTTTGGTCAGCTCCGAATTTTTAAAATAGCCCGAAAAGACCCCCTCTCCCCGGGCCAGGATCTCGCCGTCTTCAGCGATCCGGGCCTCCACACCGGGCAGGGGCTCGCCCACATACCCGGCCTTGAAACTCTCCAGGCGCTGCATGGCGATGACCCCGGTGGATTCGGTCTGGCCGTAGCCCTCTCTTAAGGGAATCCCCATGGCGTTGAACCACTGGAAAAGCTCAAGGCCGGCCGGGGCCGCGCCGCAAACCGCGTATCGGAGGCGCTCAAGGCCGATCTGACGTTTGAGATGCCACAAAACGCCCCCGTAAAGGGGCCAGTAGGCCAGGCTCCATACAAAACGCGCCGCAGACCCAGCGGAAGCGCTCAGACGCCCCAGGCCCGCCCGGCGGGCCGCGCGGTACAGGAGGCGCTTCAAAGGGGTGGAGTCGGACATCCGTATCTCCACCATGGAGACGAATTTCTCCCATACACGGGGAACCCCGGCGAAAACGGTGGGGGACACCTCCCGCAGATTAAGGGCCAGGGTGTCCAGGCTTTCCACAAAATTCACGGCCCCGCCGCCTTTCACCGCCAGAAACACGGAAATGAGATTTTCGTAAATATGGGCCAGGGGCAGGTAGGACAGCATTTCGTCATCCTCCCGGGCCCCGATGACCGACGCCAGGGACTCGGTGAGGGACAAAATATTGGTGTGGGAAATCATGGCCCCCTTGGGCCGTCCGGTGGTCCCGGAGGTGTAGATGATCATGGCGGTGTCCGACGCCTTGATGGAGGCCGCGCGGTTTTGCCCCGCGTCGGGATTTTCCTCTCCAAACCCCGACGCGCGGTCCATGAACTCGTCGAAAAACATGAAACGGGGATGGGAAAACCCCCACAGCCCCTGCCGGTCCCAGACCACGACGTTGGGCGCCGGCGCGTCCGGGCCGAACAGGTCGTCGATGACTTTCAGGACCTTTTCCACCTGCTCTTCATTTTCCACGAAAAGGGCTTTGGATTCGGAATGGCGGACAATATATTGAATCTCCTCGGGGGAGGAGGTGGGATAGATGCCGCAGGAGACGCATCCCGCCGCCATGGCCCCGATGTGGCACACGACCCATTCGGGGCGGTTCTCACCCAAAATGGCCACACGGTCCCCCGGAGAAAGGCCCCATGAAAGAAAACCGTCGGCGGCCCGCCGAACCCTTTGGCCGTACTCCCTCCAGGATATGGCGTTCCAGACGCCCCGGGTTTTGCGGCGAAGCGCCGTGGCGTCCGCCCTTCTTTCAACGGTTTGAAAAAAAAACTCGGGAAAACTTTGGGGCGCGCTCGCCGTCACCAGGTCCTCCTTTTTTTATACAGCCGCCATCCTGTGGAGCGGTCGTTTTCCTGTCCCAGGCCCAGGTAGAGCTCCCGCACATCCTCGTTTTTCGAAAGCGTCTCAGGCTCTCCCTCTAAAACGATGCGCCCGGCCTCCATGATGCAGGCGTAATCGGCGATCTTAAGGGCCATTCCGGCGTTTTGCTCCACCAGGAGGATGGCGGCCCCGGTCCGGCTGATTTTCAAAAGCGCGTCGTAAACGTCCTGGGCCACCCGGGGCGCCAGGCCCAGGGACGGCTCGTCCAGCATGAGAAGACGGGGCCTTCTGAGCATGGCCCGGGCCACGGCCAGCATCTGCTGCTGGCCCCCGGACAATGTCTCGGCCTGCTGTTTGCCCCGCTCTTTCAAAATGGGAAAAAGGTCGTAAATCAATTCAAGATCCGCCGCCACGTCTCCGGCTTTCCGCCCCCAGGCCCCGGTCTCCAGATTTTCGGTCACCGTCAGCTCCCGAAAGAGCCCCCGGTCCTCCGGCACGTACACAATGCCCGAATTGGCCACATATTCCGGGGATTTCCGGTGAATCCGCCGGCCCATGAACTCAATGACCCCCTTCCTGGGCTGGTCTTTCAAAAGGCCCGCGATGGTTTTGAGCATGGTGGTCTTGCCGGCGCCGTTGGGGCCCAGAACCGCGAATATCCGGTTGGGCGGTATGGAAAGGGACAGGCCGTGAAGGGCGTATATGCGGTCCAGGTAAAGGGTCTCGATGTTGGCGACGCGCAAAAGAGGGGCGTCGCCGCTGTCCGGCCGGGGGGGATTTCGCCGGGCCGCCGTTTTTTTATCCAATGTTCTCACTCATCGCCTTTTTTTGAAGGTTCATCAACGGCGGCCTCCCCGCCCAGATAAGCGCGGCCCACATCCGGGTTCCGGCGAACCTCCCCGGGGGTTCCCTCGCAGATTTTCACCCCGGAGTCGATGGCCGCCATGCGGTCGGCCAGATCAGAGGCCAGCCTGAGATCATGCTCCACCAGGAGAATGGCGGTCTTAAACCGGCCCCGGATCTCGTTGATAAGATAGGCGGTCTCCTGTTTTTCCTCGGCGGTCAGACCCGATATGGGTTCGTCCAGCATGAGCATCCGGGGCTCCAGGGCCAGGGAACGGCCGATTTCCGCCCTTTTCTGAATGCCGTAGGGACAGTCCGCCACCCGGGTCTTTCGGTAGGCCTCCAGCTTTAAAAAATCAATCAGCTCCTCCGCCGTCTCCCGGTGCCTCAGCTCCTCCCCCCGCCGTCTTAAAATCGCGCTCAAAAAATTTTTCCTGAATTTGATGTGACGGCCTAAAAGAAGATTGTCCAGAACCGTCATGTTCAAAAACAGCCTTAAATTCTGAAAGGTCCTGGCGATCCCCAGCCGGGCGATCCGGTGGGGGGCAAGCCCGGCGATATCCTTTCCGTCGAACAGAATTCGCCCGCCCTGGGGCTTGTACGACCCGGATATACAGTTGAAAAGAGTGGTCTTGCCCGAGCCGTTGGGACCAATGACGGCCAGTATTTCGCCGGCGTCCGCGCGGATGCTGATGTCGGACAGGGCGCGGATGCCGCCGAATTGGATGGACAGGTTTTGGATATCAAGCAGCGCCATAATTTATCCGTTAGAACTTGGGTTTAAATTCGACATACCCCCGCATGGGAACATGCTTGCCGTCTTTGGCCACCAGCGGGAAAATGGCGTTTAAGCCGTGATGGCGGCCGGGCGCGTAGGTCACCGGGGCGCCCATGCCTTCGGGCTTCCAGTTCCGGATCATTTCCATTCCCTTGATAAACGATTCCCGGGTGAGATTTCTCCCGGTGTTTTCCAGTCCCTTGATCAGATGCATGATGGAGGCGGCCCCGAACACCGCCAGGAACTCTTTTCCCTTCAGCTTGGGATTCCGCTGGGTCAAAACGGCGGCCACCCGGTCGGCCTCGGGATGGGAGCCGGGCATGCTCATGTGGGCCGGCATGTTGACAAAGGTCCCCTCCCAGGAAGGGCCCGCGATTCTGTACATGATGGAGTCGCCCAGGGGAAAGTTGCCCATCATTTTGGGTTTGTAGGCGATTTTGGCCATCTCCTTGGTGATGATGGCGGCGCTGGACATCATGCTGCTCAAAATCAACGTGTCGGCGCCGGACTCTCTCAGCTTCAGGGCATGGGTGCCCAGGGCCCGCTCGGTCACTTCGTAGGGCACGGCGGCCGCAAGCGTGGCTTTTCCCGGGTTGGACTTAAGGGCCTTCAAAAGCCCGAAATGGGCGCCCAGGCCGTAGTCGTCGTTTTGGTAAAAATGGGCGATTTTTTTGGCCCCCATATCCTTAAGGGCATAGTTGGCCATGTATTCCGTCTCGTCCTCATAATCCGGGTAGGAGATGAAATAATATTTTTGTTTTTCAGGGGGCTGCTCGGCATAGATGTTGATGTTGCCGTAGGCGGTGACAAGGGGAATTTTGTTTTCCGGGTAAAAATTCTTGGACGCGTTGCAGGGGGCGGAGCCAAGCTGGCCGCAGATGGCGAACACCCGGTTTTTCATCTCCTGCAGGTTGGCCACGGCCCGGGCCGGGTTGTAGCCGTCGTCTTTGACGATGAGCTTGATCTTCCTGCCGTGAACCCCGCCCTTGTCGTTGATGTGGTCCACCCACGCCTTCATTCCGCCGCTGATGTTGATGCCCCATCCGGCGGCCGGGCCGGTGAGGGGAGTGGTGACGCCCACCACCACCTCTTCATCCGAGACCCCCGGATCGGCCGAGACGGACAAAGGGATCAAAAGCAAAAGAGCCGACAGAATAAAAAACCGCTTGAAAGTCATCATGTTTTTCCTCCATGCATCCGGTTCCAAGAAAAGAACTGTTTAAAAATATTTAAGAAAATAAAAATCAATCCAATTGTTGGCGGAAAAATATTTTTCTAAATTCCGTTCATGATATAAGCGTCCCTTATATCGGTTTTAAAAAAAATGTCAACCTTTTTCCGCCTCTTCGGCTTTCCGTGCCACGCGCCCGGTCATGGCCGAAAAGACAAGATGGTGAAGTGGAAAGACCAGATGCCAGTAGGCCAGCCCCCAAAGACCCTTGGGATCATAAATCACGGTCCGGCGCAGGCGGGTTTTTCCATCCGGCAGGGGCGTCGCCTCAAACTCCAGCCACGCCCGGCCCGGGGTTTTCATTTCGGACAAAAGCTTCAGGCGTTTAAACGGCTCCCAGGCCTCCACCCGCCAGAAGTCCAGGGTCTCTCCCGGGCGAAGGTCCGCCGGGGCTTTCCGGTCCCGCCTCAGTCCCGGGCCGCCGGCCATGCGGTCCATCCAGCCCCTGAGCCTCCAGGCAAAACCTTCAAAAGGCCCGGGGCCGGAGATGATGTCAAAAATCTTTTCCGGGCCGGCCTCCACATTCCGGACCTCGGACTCCGCCACCCGGTTTCCGAATCTGACGCCGCCCCATTTTTTCGGCGCCGCGGCCGGGGACTCCGAGAGTTTGGACCACGGGGTCTTTTCGAACATCCGGTCTTCGTGGGCAAGGGCGTTTTCAATGGCTTTTGCAAAAGAAACCGGGCGAACATCGAAATCCCGAGACGCCGCCGGGTCTCTCACCACGGTGGGGGAGCGGACGCCTTCGATGAGCTTGCGGCCCACGTCGGCGTAAAGGGGGGTGACCAGGGCCAGCCAGTAGCTGGAAAGCTTCAGGGACAAAAACGGAACCGGCAGCATCAGGCGTTTGAGGCCCCTGCGGCGGGCGTACTCTTTCATGATGTCCATGTAGGCCACCCGGCTTTCACCGCCGATCTCATAGACCCTGTTTTCGTCCGTCTCAAGATCGACGGCGGCGGACAGATAGGACAATACGTCATCCACCGATATGGGCTGGGCCTCAACCCGGACCCACCGGGGGGTGACCATGACCGGCAGCCTCTCCACCAGGCCCCGGATCATTTCAAAAGAGACGCTTCCGGAGCCGAGTATGATGGACGCCCTGAACTCAATCACCTGGACCCCGGTCTTTCGCAGACAGTCGCCGGTTTCAATCCGGCTTTTCAAGTGATCCGACACGTCCTCATCCGGGGCGGCCAGGCCTCCTAAGTAGATGACGCGCCTGACCCCGCCTTCAAAGGCGCTTTGGCTGAAATTTTCCGCCGCCGCGCGGTCCAGATCCCGAAAGTCTTTTTTGGAGCCCAGGGAATGGATCAGGTAAAAGGCCGTGTCCACGCCTTCAAAGACATCTTTGAGGGAATCCCGGTCCAGGGCGTCTCCGAAGACGATTCGAGTCTCTCCGTCCTCCAGACGCCGGTAATTTTCAAAGGGGCGAACCAGGCAGGTGAGTTTAAAACCGCGCTGTTTTAAAATATCAAACAGACGTCCCCCGATGTATCCGGCGGCCCCGGTTAAAAGAATGCGACGCGCGTTTGTCATGGGCAGGCTCCTTTGTTTTGGGCGCAAGCGTCCCGGCGCTTCCCCGAATCCCCGGGAATTTCCGGGAAGACTTGCGGCGTTTGAAATGTTTGGGCGCGAGAGGGTGACGGACCGAACTTTATAACACGGGCTGACGGATGAGGGTCTTCCAGTTTTTCGGGGCCGCCCGACGGATATCGCTTAAGTAAATTTCGTGGTGGTCCCCGGTTTTTTTCAAGCCCAAATCCTCGATAAAGGCGCGCGGCCTCTTTTTGTAATCTGTCTTTTTCACGGGCGGGCGAAGCTACCAGCTGAACATAATGTCATATCCCTTGTTGACGGCGATCAGCTCCTGAAGGCTTTTGAACCGGCCTCCCACAATCATGGCCACATTCGTCATCACCCGGCGGCCCAGCTCGGGGTCTTTCTGAAACAGCCCGTTCAGGCATTCCCGGTCCACCAGGGCGATTTTGCATAAATCCGAGGCGCAATAGGCGGAGAGTTTGCTTTTGTGGGGGGGAATCAGGCCCGACCACCCGAAGGCGTCGTGTTTTTCCGCCGACGACAGGTTGTTTTTAGGGGACGTTTCAACGCCGGGCAGATCAAAACGAAGATCCACCCGCCCCTCCATCACCAGGTGCAGGCAGGATATCTCCTGTCTTTCGGCGAATATTTTTTCGCCCTTCGGCTCGAACCATTTTTCCCGGCAGCATTCCTTGTGAATCGCCTCCAGTTGAGTGTCGCCCAGGGTTTTAAAGACCGCGCATTTCTTCAGGAAATCCAGATCAATCATGGCAAGCGCCTCCTTGTCCAAAACAGGTTTATGGTTTTGAAGAACCCCCCGGGCCTCATCACGCGCTTTGCCGGGAAAAATTCTTCCGCTCCCAGTGGATATGGATGTGCAGGCGAAAAGAAAATAAATTGATTGAGCATCAAGCTTATGATATTCTTTACAATATTCGGGGTGAAAAATCAAGAAAAATTTCGGTTTTGCAAGAGTGGGTCGGCCGAATAGCGCAACCTTTTTCGGTCCCCCTCACATGCTGTTTTTCCCTTTGACAGTTTGATTTTCCCGAATCGCTTCCACACGGAAGCGCTCTCTCCGAAGTCATTCTGATCTGTTCGCTGTCAGGAAATCCTTTCCGCTTTGATTTGAAGAACCTTTGCCATACGTTTTGCCATTGATGGGGAAAGTCTGCGTTTGCCCCTTTCATAATCGCTGATCATATTCTGGCGGATGCCGAGTCTTTCGGCGAGCTGTGTCTGAGACAGATTTGCCTTGAGTCTGGCGCCGGCCAGAAGGGCGCCGATCCTGTTGGACTGCATCTCTTTCCAGAAATCAGTCTCTTCCACAGGCATGCCATGGGATTTTTCAAATTCCGAAACGCCCATTTTTAATTTTCCCAATCCGTTAATCAATCCATTCCCTTTTCATGTAAGACATGAAAATCAAAACCTGAAATCAACGCTCCCGGAATACCCGGCCTCGCCGGCCCCGGCCAGGTCCTCATAGCCGAGCCTGATCCGGGCGCCCCGCCACAGGACGGGGCTGACGTAGGAAACGGCCAGGCGCTCATTCTCATCCACGAGGTTGTCATAGTCGGAATCATCGATTTTGTATCGTCTCTCGCCGGACAACGTCCCGAAGGGCGTTTCCACGGACAGCGATTCCCGGACCTCGGCCCACATCCCGAAATAGCCGGCCCAGAAGACCGAGGCGGAGACGGCCGCCGGGCCGAATTCGCGCGACAAAGACGCCCGGGCGTAGCGGACGCCGTTTAAAAGCTCAAAGCTGCCGTTGTCCTTGTTTCCGCCGGGGACGATTCCCCCGCCGCCCTCGATCACACACCGGGCCGAATCGCTTTCATACCGATAGCCCAGCCCGTAATGGATCTCGTACTCCGCGTCTGAGAAACCCACGGTGTTCTGCTTGGCGTCGGAATATCCCGAGGCGTATATCTCGTTGGAAAGGGTGGCGAAAACGGAGCTGTTGGATTTTTTGAAGGGATAGGCGTAAAGGTAATTGTGGAAAAGCGATCCCCGGAAACTGTTGTAGCGCCGCCTTTCATCCGGGTCGGCGGCCAGCTTGTTCCAGAGCATGGAGTAAGAATAATCCATACCCAGGGTGTTTCGGCGGCCGGGCTTAAACCGCAGTCCGGCTTTGAAATTAAAAAGCTCATCAATGGAGTTGGCCGGGTCCTCGTAGCTTCGATGGGAGACGCCCAGGGTCAGCCATTTGTAATTCAAATCAATGGAGTGGCTCAATTTGTCGGCCCTCACGATGAGCGACCGCTCATGCCGGGGCGTCTGGACGGACATGGCCAGATGGCGCTCGGTCATGCTTCGATTCCCCGTGGTCTCCTCGTACAGGGTCTCATAGGCCCGGGTGCGGATATAGCCTTCCAGCACGGCGTCGGAATCAAATATCCGGGTCAAAGAAACGCCTTTGAGCCTCTCGTAAACCTGCATGGCCCGGTCGAGCTTGGCCTCCCCGGTGTCGTGCATGTTCTGCCAGTCCAGAATATAATGGCGGCCGTTGACCCAGGCCACGGTGACGTTGTGGGGAACGCCGCTGGACACCGACACCGACTCGGCGGGGATATTGAATTTTTCTTCTAAAAGCCACTTGGTGAATGTGCTGGCCTGGGAGCAGACGATGCCGCTTCCCTGTATGTCGAGCTGGGAGCCGGGATAATCCGCGATGAGGTTGATCACGTCCCCGGGGCTCTTTTTCTCACGGGGGACCGCAAAGGAGGCCACGTCGTAATCGTAAAGCCTTCCCATCTCTTTGTAGCAGTAGCGGACGAAATCCAGCTGTTCCATGACCGTTTTGCCCTTAAATTCGTTGACGCGGCTTTCAAAGGAGGCGGAGTCGGAAAAATTGTAAAGGGCGCTGTTGGAGTTGTAAGGCGAGTAGTAGGTCGCATTGACATCCGAATAGCCCGGGGGCTCTTTGTGGCCGATTTCAAAAATATATTCAAAACCGTCTTCTTTCCGGGTCTCTTCGGCGCCGGCGGCGAACGGGAAAAAGCAGATCAAAAAAAGCGCGATTGCGGATATTTTTTTCATAG contains the following coding sequences:
- a CDS encoding conserved membrane hypothetical protein (Evidence 4 : Unknown function but conserved in other organisms); this translates as MDLIENYAEELKFLRKPGEKFWAATLILAVFLLPFYAPEHIVYVASLIAIYSIGVMGQNLLIGYTGQISFGQAGFLCVGAFAFGHLSQAGVPWPAGILAAGIIAGIFGVLVGFPSLRLKGPYLAIVTMGFGVAVYQVFVNVPLLSGGRMGMVIERLEPVWFLSRTHVYFYLSATIAAVFALATQNLVSSYMGRAFIAVRDNDIAAEVLGVSLTFHKLLAFGLSSFYVGIQGALYAMILGYLEPNMFTFMETITFLVAVIVGGPAFVEGAFLGAAFVILVPHFFSDLKEFVPVIFGAAIIVILIFEPGGLAGRWMKIRIYFKNWPFR
- the livF gene encoding leucine/isoleucine/valine transporter subunit; ATP-binding component of ABC superfamily (Evidence 2a : Function from experimental evidences in other organisms; PubMedId : 14702302, 2195019; Product type t : transporter); the protein is MDKKTAARRNPPRPDSGDAPLLRVANIETLYLDRIYALHGLSLSIPPNRIFAVLGPNGAGKTTMLKTIAGLLKDQPRKGVIEFMGRRIHRKSPEYVANSGIVYVPEDRGLFRELTVTENLETGAWGRKAGDVAADLELIYDLFPILKERGKQQAETLSGGQQQMLAVARAMLRRPRLLMLDEPSLGLAPRVAQDVYDALLKISRTGAAILLVEQNAGMALKIADYACIMEAGRIVLEGEPETLSKNEDVRELYLGLGQENDRSTGWRLYKKRRTW
- a CDS encoding conserved exported hypothetical protein (Evidence 4 : Unknown function but conserved in other organisms), which translates into the protein MMKKSLIMVFALFFLAFTGSGCSVYMAAKQPGKKNIDLVKPGVPRGLILAEFGNPVSSEVRDDGKKYEIFRFVQGYSKGAKAGRAIFHGAADVLTLGLWEAVGTPTEGTFDGKEMAFQVRYDKHGNVEEAVFLK
- a CDS encoding conserved hypothetical protein (Evidence 4 : Unknown function but conserved in other organisms): MTASAPQSFPEFFFQTVERRADATALRRKTRGVWNAISWREYGQRVRRAADGFLSWGLSPGDRVAILGENRPEWVVCHIGAMAAGCVSCGIYPTSSPEEIQYIVRHSESKALFVENEEQVEKVLKVIDDLFGPDAPAPNVVVWDRQGLWGFSHPRFMFFDEFMDRASGFGEENPDAGQNRAASIKASDTAMIIYTSGTTGRPKGAMISHTNILSLTESLASVIGAREDDEMLSYLPLAHIYENLISVFLAVKGGGAVNFVESLDTLALNLREVSPTVFAGVPRVWEKFVSMVEIRMSDSTPLKRLLYRAARRAGLGRLSASAGSAARFVWSLAYWPLYGGVLWHLKRQIGLERLRYAVCGAAPAGLELFQWFNAMGIPLREGYGQTESTGVIAMQRLESFKAGYVGEPLPGVEARIAEDGEILARGEGVFSGYFKNSELTKETIRDGWLYTGDIGSMDGGFLKILDRKKDIIITRGGKNITPAFIENKLKFSIYIQDAVVVGEGRKYLTALILIDEDNVTRLAQDRAIPFTTFVDLTQSPDIIEVIEKEVERVNQTLARVETIKKFRLLPRRFYAEDGDVTPTQKVKRRSVEKTYAHLIESMYDGGKTGQE
- a CDS encoding conserved hypothetical protein (Evidence 4 : Unknown function but conserved in other organisms) — protein: MKDFPLKIFAGREALAHIRKNGLRPDDISMILAASGGPKWLALASMDAFLLSEWFSKRLKPLHLLGTSAGAWRMACYAQKDPLSALGRFKDAYLSQTYSPKPTPGEVSRECRRILGILLGENGAKAIVNHSFMRYHTIAARCRGLISLDSRAFQTLGLVAAMLLNAISPNAIRPFFERFLFYHPKKKPPIDHFPHVPVRRIALSVDNIRKALLATGAVPTVISGVKDIQGAPAGTYRDGALTDYQFDLPALPDDGFVLYPHFSARPPIPGWFDKKLRWRKPSLDNYRRAVILAPSEAFVATLPGGRIPDRHDFYAYSYPERRARWEKALSTCEKLGEAMSDIHSRRLWASLAEPLPWS
- a CDS encoding conserved membrane hypothetical protein (Evidence 4 : Unknown function but conserved in other organisms), which encodes MRLALQYIIAGISQGSLYVLVALGIVLIYRSSRVLNFAHGDVTTAGAFGAVFFVMVGFPWWLAMSLGLLFGAGISVLFYFGILVPAQRRDATRLGQIILTLGFALVIQGLVLRFGDTEPQTFPFFISDTKVFDVGGIIISHLSLGAFGAGIAGSLIFYLLVQKTRLGLAMRATSENLQAAQTLGLPTRGILAFSWGLAALLGTLAGFFLAASLLIDPFYMLEPFLKGFAAAILGGLNSLPGAVAGGLILGVAEALAGGFISVAFKNTLAFLIIIVVLLFRPEGLLGSEFVERI
- the livG gene encoding leucine/isoleucine/valine transporter subunit; ATP-binding component of ABC superfamily (Evidence 2a : Function from experimental evidences in other organisms; PubMedId : 14702302, 2195019; Product type t : transporter) codes for the protein MALLDIQNLSIQFGGIRALSDISIRADAGEILAVIGPNGSGKTTLFNCISGSYKPQGGRILFDGKDIAGLAPHRIARLGIARTFQNLRLFLNMTVLDNLLLGRHIKFRKNFLSAILRRRGEELRHRETAEELIDFLKLEAYRKTRVADCPYGIQKRAEIGRSLALEPRMLMLDEPISGLTAEEKQETAYLINEIRGRFKTAILLVEHDLRLASDLADRMAAIDSGVKICEGTPGEVRRNPDVGRAYLGGEAAVDEPSKKGDE